One segment of Fusarium falciforme chromosome 13, complete sequence DNA contains the following:
- a CDS encoding Retrovirus-related Pol polyprotein from transposon TNT 1-94, translated as MSLSKESLNLVSNSNTIPKLEQTSQWLTWKREMLDLLDMCGYGDLLTRNAQPPTEGNDLTTQIEAWRSRQDRACGAIRSRLGYNARVFTTGIPTAQGMINHLETRYRPVGSAIFQELDRRYQELTLDSCDSVMEYANKLRQVRAELLEMDEICQIGEPHFVNKFLCGLGPDYEVFLTAFNQNHNILPIRDPNNRNVILKEAVTFETAIFAASQEEDRQKGATARIAHRAMVAWDTSGCGHCGRKGHNKSTCWKLHPELRREHERAAHERRQRKTQRREKEKEKTNDEPESATAATPVYIQPDQARLALWQNDFQGHLGLIGSSFGLSGSQATPQARALERIHVLDSGASSHIFCRHTNFTVLHKYQGFPINGIANATVMPGGRGTYTFRVQGPKGPQNVTLDNALYVPEGCSNLLSVSALEKKGAEVLFRNGKAVVTNKGKVVLTATRISGVYVVDEAEADHFQTAGIHLSYTATEQHEQNGLAEVLNRIILDKLTPTLIKSGFALKWWPYLLKAVNHIRNLCPTASISTTPYQAWYGDVPDLSHLRVLGSRGWALLPSSKQKKMQSRSIPCQLLGYQGSTNYILLDERGRVFVSNNVVFAENIKSVEPTLDNLTHQMSDQRSSQRRRVDREQNTHVENPLILEPSPLPIAPGEANGTEEIGHGETTSDESSVGDPGWNPDQESARSSIHVATDEHEVSPEATERHAESRLPERSTRGQLPSRYILASTNFAFLATIARQLYLVARDIDQSEPRTFKEATQGPHGRLWWGGLKDEHGSLIENDVWTLVTLPPGRKALRGKWVFKLKRGENGEILRYKARFVVRGFEQREGIDFNETFASVVKPMSYKMIFAIAAALDLELEQMDVKTAFLYGLVTEEIYVEQPEGFDDGSGRVCKLLRALYGLKQAPRVWYETLSTFLETLGFKSLLSDMGVLVKGHTFIAVYVDDLLIAGPSKDEIVAVKQALCNKFKMTDLGPCKYYLGMSLRRDRANRSISLSQTTYLEKILRDFGMDQCAPNATPVATSKFGEPDPDYKATDKLKQWYAKAIGSLMYLMLGTRPDIAFAVSLCSRHLGNPTNEHQTAVKRIFRYLKGSHNLELVYQGKLQPLLGYTDSDWAGDQETRKSTSGYVFNLGTGAISWSSKRQRTVALSSCEAEYMGQTGAAKEAVWLRSLLQELLKEYREVPELKTTVIFGDNQGAIAMSKNPQFHARTKHIDIQHHYCREKVNDGTVDFQYIPTGKQVADGLTKALPKDRFLRFREALGLKERRL; from the exons ATGTCACTTTCAAAGGAATCGCTCAACCTCGTTAGCAATTCCAATACCATTCCAAAGCTGGAGCAAACCAGCCAGTGGCTGACTTGGAAGAGAGAAATGCTGGACCTACTGGACATGTGCGGATACGGAGATCTTTTGACCAGGAATGCTCAACCACCAACAGAAGGGAACGACCTCACAACACAGATTGAGGCCTGGAGGAGTCGTCAGGATCGAGCATGCGGCGCCATACGCAGTCGTCTCGGATACAATGCCCGAGTGTTCACCACGGGGATACCAACGGCCCAGGGCATGATTAATCACCTTGAAACCCGGTATCGCCCCGTTGGAAGCGCCATCTTTCAAGAACTCGACCGAAGATATCAAGAACTCACCCTTGACTCTTGTGATTCAGTCATGGAATATGCAAACAAGCTTCGTCAAGTAAGGGCTGAACTCCTAGAGATGGATGAAATCTGCCAGATTGGGGAACCACACTTTGTCAACAAGTTCCTCTGTGGACTTGGCCCAGACTATGAAGTCTTCCTCACTGCTTTCAATCAGAACCATAACATCCTTCCTATCCGAGATCCAAACAATCGCAACGTCATCCTCAAAGAGGCCGTTACGTTCGAAACCGCAATCTTTGCCGCATCCCAAGAAGAGGACAGACAAAAAGGAGCCACTGCAAGGATTGCACACAGAGCCATGGTGGCCTGGGATACCTCAGGTTGTGGACACTGTGGAAGAAAAGGACACAACAAGTCAACTTGCTGGAAACTTCACCCGGAACTTAGAAGAGAGCATGAAAGGGCGGCTCACGAGAGACGACAACGAAAAACGCAGAGacgagagaaggaaaaggagaagacGAATGATGAACCGGAATCTGCTACGGCTGCGACTCCTGTATACATCCAGCCCGATCAAGCGAGACTGGCTCTTTGGCAAAATGACTTCCAAGGTCACCTTGGATTAATTGGCTCGTCATTCGGACTCTCTGGATCTCAGGCAACCCCCCAAGCTCGGGCCCTCGAACGGATCCATGTCTTGGATAGTGGTGCCTCCTCACATATTTTCTGCCGCCATACGAACTTTACAGTTCTCCACAAGTACCAGGGATTCCCGATCAATGGCATTGCAAACGCAACAGTTATGCCAGGAGGACGTGGAACCTACACCTTCCGAGTGCAAGGACCCAAGGGGCCACAGAATGTTACTCTCGACAACGCTCTCTACGTTCCGGAAGGATGCTCGAACCTGTTGTCCGTGTCAgcgctggagaagaagggtgcAGAAGTTCTTTTCCGAAATGGGAAGGCAGTGGTCACAAACAAAGGAAAGGTCGTCCTCACTGCAACAAGGATCTCAGGCGTCTATGTGGTCGACGAAGCTGAGGCAGATCACTTTCAAACCGC AGGAATTCATCTCTCCTACACGGCGACGGAGCAACACGAACAAAATGGATTGGCAGAGGTTCTCAATCGAATCATCCTAGATAAACTCACGCCCACACTGATCAAATCTGGATTTGCTTTGAAATGGTGGCCATACCTCCTCAAGGCAGTGAACCATATCCGAAATCTCTGCCCCACGGCAAGCATTTCCACCACTCCATACCAAGCCTGGTATGGAGATGTTCCCGACCTCAGTCACCTGCGAGTCCTCGGCTCACGAGGATGGGCTCTACTTCCATCCTCTAAACAAAAGAAGATGCAATCTAGGAGCATTCCCTGTCAGCTTCTCGGCTACCAGGGCAGTACGAACTATATTCTCCTTGACGAACGGGGCCGAGTCTTTGTGTCTAACAATGTGGTCTTCGCTGAAAATATCAAAAGTGTCGAACCAACACTCGACAATCTCACGCATCAGATGAGTGACCAGAGATCATCGCAACGGCGACGGGTAGACCGAGAACAGAACACCCACGTGGAAAATCCTCTCATTCTAGAACCGTCGCCCCTTCCGATCGCGCCAGGAGAGGCAAATGGAACCGAGGAGATTGGCCATGGAGAGACGACCTCGGATGAGTCCTCAGTGGGAGATCCAGGTTGGAATCCGGACCAAGAGTCAGCCAGATCGAGTATCCATGTTGCCACAGACGAGCACGAAGTGTCACCGGAAGCAACAGAACGGCACGCAGAGTCTCGGCTGCCCGAAAGATCGACCAGAGGACAGCTGCCATCGAGATATATACTGGCCAGCACAAACTTCGCCTTCCTCGCAACGATTGCAAGACAGCTGTACCTAGTTGCTCGCGACATCGACCAGTCAGAACCAAGAACCTTCAAGGAAGCCACTCAGGGTCCTCATGGAAGACTCTGGTGGGGAGGACTGAAGGATGAACACGGATCTCTAATCGAGAATGATGTCTGGACCCTAGTTACGCTCCCACCAGGACGAAAGGCCCTTCGAGGCAAATGGGTGTTCAAGCTCAAACGAGGGGAAAATGGGGAGATTCTGCGGTACAAGGCCCGCTTTGTCGTGAGAGGATTCGAACAAAGGGAAGGAATTGACTTCAACGAAACCTTCGCCTCTGTTGTCAAGCCAATGAGCTATAAGATGATCTTTGCCATTGCGGCGGCACTCGATTTGGAACTGGAACAAATGGATGTCAAGACAGCCTTCCTCTATGGCCTCGTAACTGAGGAGATATACGTGGAACAACCTGAAGGATTCGACGATGGAAGTGGGAGAGTCTGTAAGCTCTTGAGAGCATTGTATGGACTGAAGCAAGCTCCAAGAGTGTGGTACGAGACCCTCTCGACCTTCCTCGAGACACTCGGGTTCAAGTCTTTACTCTCAGATATGGGGGTCTTGGTGAAAGGTCACACGTTCATTGCGGTGTATGTGGATGATCTGCTTATTGCTGGACCCTCCAAGGACGAGATCGTAGCGGTCAAGCAAGCTCTGTGCAACAAGTTCAAGATGACAGACCTGGGCCCATGCAAATATTACCTAGGCATGTCCTTGAGAAGAGACAGGGCGAACCGATCGATCTCCTTGTCGCAGACAACGTACCTGGAGAAAATACTTCGAGACTTTGGAATGGACCAGTGCGCCCCTAATGCCACACCGGTTGCCACAAGCAAGTTCGGAGAACCAGACCCCGACTATAAGGCAACTGACAAACTCAAGCAGTGGTATGCAAAGGCGATCGGATCCCTGATGTATCTCATGCTTGGGACGAGACCCGACATTGCCTTTGCCGTCTCTTTATGCAGTCGACACCTGGGAAACCCAACCAACGAACATCAGACGGCTGTCAAGCGTATCTTTCGATATCTCAAGGGATCGCATAATCTGGAACTGGTGTACCAAGGAAAGCTGCAACCTCTTCTCGGCTACACCGACTCGGATTGGGCGGGAGACCAGGAGACTCGAAAGTCAACGTCTGGATACGTGTTCAACCTTGGCACGGGCGCTATTAGCTGGAGCTCGAAGAGACAAAGGACTGTTGCCCTGTCCTCATGTGAAGCAGAATACATGGGGCAAACGGGAGCAGCGAAGGAAGCTGTCTGGTTGAGAAGCCTTCTCCAGGAACTGTTGAAAGAATACAGGGAGGTCCCAGAACTGAAGACAACTGTGATCTTCGGAGACAACCAAGGAGCGATCGCAATGTCGAAGAATCCCCAGTTCCATGCAAGAACCAAGCATATTGATATTCAACATCATTACTGCAGGGAGAAGGTCAATGATGGAACTGTTGACTTCCAGTACATTCCAACAGGCAAGCAGGTCGCTGACGGGCTGACGAAGGCTTTGCCGAAGGATCGCTTCTTACGATTTCGGGAAGCATTGGGTCTCAAAGAACGACGATTGTGA